One Chitinophagales bacterium DNA window includes the following coding sequences:
- a CDS encoding Nif3-like dinuclear metal center hexameric protein, translated as MKLKDIIKTLETFAPPTYQESYDNAGLITGNKDWEFKGAVLCLDAIETVIDEAIAKKCNLVIAHHPIVFVGLKKLTGSNYIERVIIKAIKNDIAIYAIHTNLDNVASGVNAMICNKLGLKNTRILSPMKNPLKKLITFCPEEAVEEVRQALSEAGAGVIGHYSECSYNVKGFGTFKGDETTNPTIGTKNQLEKVDEIKLEMIFPAAVKSKVINALINTHPYEEVAYDIIVLENSDASLGAGMIGDLPEAIPVELFLKQLKKKMNCKVIRHTEPVKASVKKIALCGGAGSFLLNHAVGKNADVFITGDFKYHQFFDADGKILIADIGHYESEQFTPQLLIEILGEKFSNFALHLSEVNTNPIKYYY; from the coding sequence ATGAAACTCAAAGATATCATCAAAACTTTAGAAACATTTGCTCCGCCTACATACCAGGAAAGCTATGACAATGCAGGGCTGATTACCGGGAATAAAGATTGGGAATTTAAAGGTGCAGTTTTATGCCTGGATGCTATAGAGACCGTCATTGATGAAGCCATTGCTAAAAAATGCAATTTGGTCATCGCCCATCACCCTATTGTTTTTGTGGGGCTTAAAAAACTTACCGGATCCAATTATATTGAACGAGTAATCATAAAGGCCATCAAAAATGATATTGCCATTTATGCCATACATACCAATCTGGACAATGTCGCCAGTGGAGTAAACGCCATGATTTGCAATAAACTCGGATTGAAAAACACAAGGATATTGTCGCCAATGAAAAATCCACTGAAAAAATTAATCACCTTTTGCCCGGAAGAAGCAGTGGAAGAAGTACGGCAGGCACTATCAGAAGCAGGAGCGGGTGTTATAGGCCATTATAGTGAATGCAGTTATAATGTAAAGGGGTTTGGCACTTTCAAAGGAGATGAAACGACCAATCCCACAATTGGCACGAAAAACCAACTGGAAAAAGTGGATGAGATCAAATTGGAAATGATTTTCCCCGCAGCAGTTAAGTCCAAGGTGATAAATGCTTTAATAAATACACATCCATACGAGGAAGTGGCCTATGATATTATTGTGCTGGAAAACAGCGATGCTTCTCTCGGAGCCGGAATGATAGGTGATCTGCCTGAAGCCATCCCGGTAGAATTATTCTTAAAACAATTAAAAAAGAAAATGAACTGCAAAGTTATTCGTCACACAGAACCTGTAAAGGCATCTGTTAAGAAAATTGCCCTGTGTGGCGGTGCGGGTTCTTTTCTTCTGAATCATGCTGTTGGAAAAAATGCCGATGTTTTTATCACAGGAGATTTCAAATACCACCAGTTTTTTGATGCTGACGGGAAAATCCTGATTGCCGACATCGGACACTATGAAAGTGAGCAATTTACCCCGCAATTACTCATTGAGATATTAGGTGAAAAATTTAGTAACTTTGCACTTCATTTAAGCGAAGTAAATACTAACCCAATAAAATATTATTACTAA
- a CDS encoding tetratricopeptide repeat protein yields the protein MFERNFDEKHYKALTRLVKNYENNASGLFDEDSLEQIIDFYEDNNELEKALNAADDAINQHPFSSVFMVKKAQIFFDLKQFDQALDLLDKALVLDSHDIQIYLLQSDIQVWLGHFQKAVDTILDAIEVIDEREELPDLYLELADIYEEWEKYDKVFEALTATLHHDPENDEALNRLWFCVELSECFNESITFHKAFIDENPYSYLGWFNLAHAYVGIGVHEEAIDAFEFVMAINENYEYAYKDCADVLMLTGNYNKAIEYYSEALKRSKPYKELYIKLGECFEIKEDYQKARFYYRKASNIDPYFDSAYNKLAHTYLLEGRPQIAIPLFEKSCELLPNSAIYLTDLAEAYKEAEAFEQADKYFEKALIAEEQVSEEIWVKWAMSKIAAGDFSDALAIIEDGESRFPDTPEELNVAKFVALYINGKKLAAFALIEDLLESNKMTISMAIALYPPLLDDVKIIDLLDEYDVEL from the coding sequence ATGTTTGAAAGAAATTTTGATGAAAAGCATTATAAAGCGCTCACCAGACTGGTGAAAAATTACGAAAATAATGCTTCTGGACTATTTGACGAGGATTCATTGGAGCAAATCATAGATTTTTACGAGGACAACAATGAATTAGAGAAAGCCCTCAATGCTGCGGATGATGCAATCAATCAGCATCCATTTTCTTCTGTTTTTATGGTTAAAAAGGCTCAGATATTTTTCGATCTGAAGCAGTTTGACCAAGCACTTGATCTTTTAGACAAAGCACTGGTGCTCGATTCGCATGATATTCAAATCTATTTGCTACAGTCAGATATCCAGGTTTGGCTCGGGCATTTTCAAAAAGCAGTTGATACCATTCTCGATGCCATTGAAGTTATAGATGAGAGAGAAGAATTGCCCGATTTGTATCTTGAGCTGGCAGATATTTACGAGGAATGGGAAAAATACGATAAAGTTTTTGAAGCATTGACCGCAACGCTGCATCATGATCCTGAAAATGATGAAGCACTCAACCGCCTTTGGTTTTGTGTAGAGCTTTCAGAATGTTTTAATGAAAGTATCACTTTTCACAAAGCTTTTATAGATGAAAATCCTTACAGTTACCTGGGCTGGTTCAATCTAGCCCATGCATATGTGGGCATTGGAGTGCATGAAGAGGCCATAGATGCTTTTGAATTTGTAATGGCGATTAATGAAAATTATGAATACGCCTATAAAGATTGCGCAGATGTTCTGATGCTTACGGGCAATTATAATAAAGCTATAGAATACTACTCAGAAGCGCTTAAACGCTCTAAACCCTATAAAGAACTGTATATTAAGCTTGGAGAGTGTTTTGAAATAAAAGAAGATTATCAGAAAGCGCGTTTTTATTATCGCAAAGCATCTAATATTGATCCTTATTTCGATTCTGCCTATAATAAACTGGCACACACTTATCTTTTAGAAGGACGTCCTCAGATTGCTATTCCGCTGTTTGAGAAATCCTGTGAACTGCTCCCTAATAGTGCTATTTACCTTACTGATTTGGCCGAGGCATATAAAGAGGCCGAAGCTTTTGAGCAGGCAGACAAATATTTTGAAAAAGCACTGATTGCTGAGGAACAGGTTTCAGAAGAAATCTGGGTTAAATGGGCCATGTCAAAGATTGCTGCCGGAGATTTCAGCGATGCGCTCGCTATTATTGAAGATGGTGAAAGTCGTTTTCCTGATACACCCGAAGAGCTGAATGTAGCCAAATTTGTTGCCCTTTATATCAATGGAAAAAAACTGGCAGCTTTTGCGCTTATAGAAGATTTGCTGGAAAGCAACAAAATGACCATTTCGATGGCAATAGCACTTTATCCACCACTGCTTGATGATGTGAAAATTATTGATTTGCTTGATGAATATGATGTTGAGCTTTAA
- a CDS encoding C4-type zinc ribbon domain-containing protein, which translates to MVAVKEASVEEKLKALHELQTIDCQIDEINTLRGELPIEVNDLEDEIAGLETRYSKIESEIASLEEEIAVRKNAIKDSEKLIARYKEHQDNVKNSREFDALSKEVEMQTLEMQLSEKKIREAQSAIDSKSEFKEESLARLEDKKKDLEVKKKELEKITKETEKEEKSLQKKSDKAKKAIEDRLSTAYARIRDNYKNGMAVVKVERDSCGGCFSKIPPQKQMEIRQRKKIIVCENCGRILVDDAIDE; encoded by the coding sequence ATGGTTGCTGTAAAAGAAGCTTCTGTAGAAGAAAAACTTAAGGCTCTGCACGAGTTGCAGACAATAGATTGCCAGATTGATGAGATCAATACACTGAGGGGAGAGTTGCCCATTGAGGTCAATGATCTTGAAGATGAAATTGCTGGATTGGAAACGCGATATTCAAAAATAGAAAGCGAAATCGCCAGCCTTGAAGAAGAAATTGCAGTGCGAAAAAATGCAATTAAGGATTCTGAAAAACTAATTGCCCGCTACAAAGAGCATCAGGACAATGTGAAAAACAGTCGTGAATTTGATGCTTTGAGCAAAGAAGTAGAAATGCAGACCCTGGAAATGCAATTGAGCGAAAAAAAGATCAGGGAAGCACAAAGTGCTATTGATTCTAAATCGGAATTTAAAGAAGAATCCCTTGCCCGTTTGGAGGATAAGAAAAAAGATTTAGAAGTCAAGAAAAAAGAGCTGGAGAAAATCACCAAAGAGACTGAAAAAGAAGAGAAATCGCTGCAGAAAAAATCTGATAAGGCAAAAAAAGCAATTGAAGATCGTCTGTCAACCGCTTACGCTCGCATCCGTGATAATTACAAAAACGGAATGGCTGTAGTGAAAGTAGAACGCGATTCTTGTGGCGGCTGTTTCAGTAAAATACCTCCTCAGAAACAAATGGAAATTCGCCAGCGCAAAAAGATTATTGTTTGCGAAAACTGTGGCCGAATTTTGGTTGATGATGCCATTGATGAATAA
- a CDS encoding ATP-binding protein, giving the protein MEENSPFKFGNIARRFAFVNREEEIERLLLSFRSSISVTLISPRRWGKSSLVAKAGEKLKKEDKNFKVVYIDLFGISSREEFYGKFASEVIKSTENNIEGWMRTVKDFLGKISPKISFSPNQMDDFSIGFDWSEKINPDDILSLPEKIAVQKKIKILVCIDEFQNISEFDDHKNFQKKLRANWQQFEKTSFCLYGSKRNLMSEFFNKQSMPFYRFGELMFLEKIEEKHWLKFIVSAFKKTGKKIGKEKAMEIARLMENHPYYVQQLSHNIWVITAKEVDDREFEKGLENMLYHNAILYQRIVEDLSAVQIQLLKAICKNEKHLYSKDTIKNYNLGTSANVNKAKKALEDKQVIDTFTGEIELDDPAFALWFKRFFMKMKLPYNI; this is encoded by the coding sequence GTGGAAGAAAACTCACCTTTTAAGTTTGGCAATATCGCCCGCAGATTTGCTTTTGTAAACCGTGAAGAGGAAATTGAACGCCTTTTGCTGAGTTTTAGAAGCAGTATTAGCGTTACGCTTATATCTCCCAGAAGGTGGGGCAAAAGTTCTTTGGTGGCTAAGGCGGGGGAAAAACTAAAAAAAGAAGACAAAAATTTTAAGGTAGTGTATATTGACCTTTTTGGTATAAGTAGCAGAGAGGAGTTTTATGGAAAATTTGCCTCTGAGGTAATAAAATCCACTGAAAACAATATAGAAGGTTGGATGCGTACGGTTAAGGATTTTCTGGGTAAAATTTCCCCGAAAATATCCTTTAGCCCAAACCAAATGGACGATTTCAGTATAGGATTTGATTGGAGCGAAAAAATAAACCCAGATGATATTTTAAGTCTGCCCGAAAAAATAGCAGTACAAAAAAAGATCAAAATCCTTGTATGCATTGATGAATTTCAAAACATAAGCGAGTTTGATGATCACAAAAATTTTCAAAAAAAACTTAGGGCAAACTGGCAACAATTTGAAAAAACCAGCTTTTGCCTTTATGGCAGCAAGAGGAATTTGATGTCAGAATTTTTCAATAAACAATCCATGCCGTTTTATAGGTTTGGTGAATTGATGTTTTTGGAAAAAATAGAGGAAAAGCATTGGTTGAAATTTATTGTTTCTGCATTTAAGAAAACAGGAAAGAAGATTGGCAAAGAAAAGGCTATGGAAATTGCCAGGTTAATGGAAAACCATCCCTATTACGTACAGCAGCTTTCCCATAATATTTGGGTGATTACTGCAAAGGAGGTAGATGACAGGGAATTTGAAAAAGGATTGGAAAACATGCTGTACCACAATGCCATACTGTACCAGAGAATTGTAGAGGATTTGTCTGCCGTTCAGATTCAGCTTTTGAAGGCCATTTGTAAAAATGAAAAGCATTTGTATTCTAAAGACACTATTAAAAACTACAACTTAGGAACCTCCGCAAATGTAAACAAAGCCAAAAAGGCATTAGAGGACAAACAGGTAATTGATACATTTACGGGAGAAATAGAGTTGGACGATCCTGCTTTTGCGCTGTGGTTTAAAAGATTTTTTATGAAAATGAAATTGCCCTACAATATTTAG
- a CDS encoding DUF547 domain-containing protein: MLKSKVDYSNFRKALLCLFSFLIFISCNSQPTTYSERAISHDMWNTLLEKYVSKEGEVDYLAFKKDTALFYRYLDLLSNNAPDPEKWTREEQLAFWINAYNAFTVKLIIDHYPLQSIKDITALNIPKISSPWTMNFFEIGGKSFNLDKIEHEILRKEFDEPRIHFAVNCAAVSCPKLLNESYKADKLDEQLEKQASYFLNNSGKNKLNKNKVSLSKIFSWYKADFTSKGTLIDFLNRYAKMKINANAEIEYLEYDWGLNE; the protein is encoded by the coding sequence ATGCTTAAATCCAAAGTAGATTACTCAAATTTCCGAAAAGCTCTATTATGCTTGTTCAGCTTTTTGATTTTTATATCATGCAACTCACAACCCACAACATACAGCGAAAGAGCAATAAGCCACGACATGTGGAATACGCTTTTGGAAAAGTATGTAAGTAAGGAGGGAGAAGTAGATTACCTTGCTTTTAAAAAAGATACCGCACTTTTTTACCGCTATCTGGACTTGCTTAGCAACAATGCCCCTGATCCAGAAAAATGGACACGTGAAGAGCAACTTGCCTTTTGGATCAATGCCTATAATGCATTTACCGTAAAATTGATTATTGATCATTATCCGCTGCAAAGTATCAAGGACATTACCGCTTTGAATATACCCAAAATCAGCAGTCCATGGACTATGAATTTTTTTGAGATAGGTGGGAAGTCTTTTAACCTGGATAAAATAGAGCATGAAATCCTGCGCAAGGAATTTGATGAACCGCGCATACATTTTGCTGTGAATTGTGCCGCTGTTTCCTGTCCTAAATTGCTGAATGAATCCTATAAAGCAGATAAGCTAGATGAACAGCTCGAAAAGCAGGCAAGCTATTTTCTGAATAATTCCGGAAAAAACAAGCTGAACAAAAACAAAGTATCCCTGTCGAAAATATTTTCCTGGTACAAGGCTGATTTCACCAGTAAAGGCACTTTAATTGATTTTCTAAACCGTTATGCTAAAATGAAAATCAATGCGAATGCTGAAATTGAATACCTGGAATATGATTGGGGGTTGAATGAGTAA
- a CDS encoding shikimate dehydrogenase, translating into MTKQKDTYGLIGKKLSHSFSQSFFLKKFKGENRAARYLNFELETIAEFEKLISNNPGLKGLNVTIPYKEAIIPYLNHVSSAAKEIGAVNTIQFKFGQLIGHNTDVIGFEKSIKPLLDDKHQKALVLGTGGAARAVAYVLGKLKIDYQFVSRKASKNAIFYGDLTKESILEHKLIINSTPLGMLPNVDEAPKIPYEAIGTEHLLYDLIYNPAETLFLKKGQAQGAQIKNGLEMLELQALAAWSIWNK; encoded by the coding sequence ATGACCAAGCAAAAAGATACCTATGGCCTAATCGGCAAAAAGCTTTCCCATTCTTTTTCACAATCTTTTTTTTTGAAAAAATTTAAAGGTGAAAATAGAGCTGCCAGATATCTGAATTTTGAATTGGAAACCATAGCAGAATTTGAAAAACTGATTTCAAACAATCCTGGGCTAAAAGGCCTAAATGTTACCATTCCCTATAAAGAGGCGATTATTCCCTATTTAAACCATGTCAGTTCTGCTGCGAAGGAAATAGGGGCAGTCAATACAATTCAGTTTAAATTCGGTCAATTGATCGGACACAATACAGATGTTATTGGTTTTGAAAAATCAATCAAACCTTTACTGGATGATAAACACCAAAAAGCATTGGTATTGGGAACGGGAGGTGCTGCCAGGGCAGTAGCCTATGTTTTGGGAAAATTGAAAATTGACTATCAATTTGTTTCACGAAAGGCTTCAAAGAATGCCATTTTCTATGGGGATTTGACAAAGGAATCGATTTTAGAACACAAATTAATCATCAATTCTACGCCATTGGGAATGTTACCAAATGTGGATGAAGCACCCAAAATACCTTACGAGGCTATTGGAACAGAACATTTGCTTTATGATTTGATTTACAATCCGGCAGAAACACTTTTTTTAAAAAAAGGTCAAGCACAAGGTGCACAAATAAAAAACGGACTGGAGATGCTTGAACTGCAGGCACTGGCAGCCTGGAGTATTTGGAATAAATAA
- a CDS encoding DUF368 domain-containing protein has protein sequence MKKIVGLFFRGMAMGAADVVPGVSGGTIAFITGIYEELLRSIKSVDLEALKLLFKSGPKAFWEKINGTFLLALFTGIIFSVISLAKGITYLLNEHPVLIWSFFFGLIIASAIYIGKDIPKWNIRNVFALLVAALVAFYITLATPTQGPEALWFIFLSGFIAICAMILPGISGSFILLLLGSYPIVLGTVSDTLSAIKASDWDLIVSGMTLILIFILGCVIGLMSFARLLSWLFAAHKNLTLAILTGFMIGSLNKVWPWKETLEFRVNSKGEEVPFLEQNILPAAYEQMYNTPSQLLPAIVLMVFGFGIVFLIEGVAKKIEDK, from the coding sequence ATGAAAAAAATTGTTGGATTGTTTTTCAGGGGCATGGCCATGGGTGCTGCTGATGTTGTTCCAGGAGTATCAGGAGGAACCATTGCTTTCATTACCGGTATTTACGAGGAGCTTTTGCGCTCCATTAAATCAGTGGATCTAGAAGCCCTTAAATTGCTTTTTAAATCCGGCCCAAAGGCTTTTTGGGAAAAGATCAACGGTACATTTTTACTGGCACTTTTTACCGGTATTATTTTCAGTGTGATTTCACTTGCCAAAGGCATTACGTATTTGCTCAATGAGCATCCTGTATTGATCTGGTCCTTTTTCTTTGGGCTGATCATTGCTTCTGCCATTTATATTGGAAAGGATATTCCAAAGTGGAACATTAGGAATGTGTTTGCTTTGCTTGTAGCTGCATTAGTTGCCTTCTATATTACGCTGGCCACGCCTACTCAGGGGCCCGAGGCACTTTGGTTTATTTTTCTTTCGGGCTTTATTGCCATTTGCGCCATGATTTTGCCCGGAATTTCCGGCAGCTTTATATTACTGTTATTGGGTTCTTACCCTATTGTGCTGGGCACTGTTAGCGATACATTGAGCGCGATTAAAGCCAGTGACTGGGATTTGATCGTTTCAGGAATGACTCTCATTTTGATTTTTATCCTGGGCTGTGTAATTGGTCTAATGAGCTTTGCCCGATTGCTTAGCTGGCTCTTTGCTGCACATAAAAATTTGACTTTGGCCATACTCACCGGTTTTATGATCGGTTCCCTAAATAAAGTATGGCCATGGAAAGAAACATTAGAATTCAGAGTCAATAGTAAAGGAGAGGAAGTGCCTTTTTTGGAGCAGAATATCTTACCCGCTGCCTATGAGCAAATGTACAATACACCTTCGCAATTGCTTCCTGCTATTGTACTGATGGTATTTGGCTTTGGCATTGTGTTTTTGATTGAAGGAGTGGCTAAGAAGATAGAAGATAAATAA
- a CDS encoding M1 family metallopeptidase: protein MLFKKAFPVIFLFFLTVVAIAKPAFWQQHIVYDIDVRLNDNNSTLSGFVQMEYHNNSPDTLHELLIHLWPNAYKDRYTPFAKQQIKLQQTDFHYADESERGYINQLNFIVDNKAAEWHIDSSNMELAIVQLQQELLPGEKVIVGTPFKVKIPAPFSRMGHKNQQYQITQWYPKPAVYDEEGWHPMSYLDQGEFFSEFADYNVRITLPANYVVAASGQLTTESERDWLEKRGQWSSNLSNTDEWHREVPKSDSTNKTLNYELKNAHDFAWFADKRYLTAQRKIKLKGREDSVLIQSFYLPEERKLWHKALDFCEQGLHFYNDKVGTYAYPEFSAVSGALGAGSGMEYPGITVIGEVGSLNALETVLVHEIGHNWFYGMLANNERAAPWLDESINSYYEKRYILEQHPDWKLVNEFPKLADFFGLRDFEHNYQNNLFYLFSARRNESQPVGLHSEEFSSLNYGAMLYAKGAMAFDYLSQYLGQDRFDKIMQAYFQEYRFRHHHPDDFRNFFENATGKDLSWFFEELIEKDQRIDYSIEKVRGNNKLYELKIKNKTNFSGPFPIEQYHKDSLLSETWIAGFEGKAGVLVKKQKATHLYIDRKRRLPEFNTQNNNYRMAGSANRLEKIRFQFLGSIDHPEKSELYFFPVFAWNNYDKSLLGVALYNHTLLNKKLQFELLPMYSTATYNFSGTGNINYNWWPQSGKVKEWKLGMSASRFSYLLFPEIQRFHKANPYLKIAFKKADVLSPIAVSLNLRSVNIWQDYLIPKTRNYHFYVNEAALNINNSNPLLPWNFETSFRQGETFGTAQATFNFDIPYRKGKEAVKVRLFAGGFLWNNRAPGTISPAVPRLQLSGSTGSGSAALIPVQGDYLFDHNFLDRNGFDPVFGQQIVTKDGGFKSRTIVGDTDRFLSSVLVESTFPGKIPLKPYVGFSAFIDRKDEFDIAAEFGISLVILPEIFEIHFPIVTTNNIKENQESGSLGLEKYYQKITFTLNINKANPFQQIKNISF, encoded by the coding sequence ATGTTGTTTAAAAAGGCTTTCCCGGTAATTTTTCTCTTCTTCTTAACTGTTGTTGCTATCGCTAAACCTGCTTTCTGGCAACAGCATATTGTGTATGATATTGATGTGCGCTTAAATGATAACAATAGTACATTGAGTGGTTTTGTTCAAATGGAATACCACAACAATTCACCCGATACGCTTCACGAGCTATTAATCCATCTTTGGCCCAACGCCTACAAAGATCGTTATACTCCTTTTGCAAAGCAACAGATCAAATTGCAGCAAACGGATTTTCACTATGCAGATGAATCTGAAAGAGGGTATATCAATCAATTGAATTTTATTGTGGATAACAAAGCTGCTGAATGGCATATTGATAGCAGCAATATGGAATTGGCTATTGTGCAGCTTCAGCAGGAATTGCTTCCCGGTGAAAAAGTAATAGTCGGAACACCATTTAAGGTGAAAATCCCCGCTCCTTTTTCAAGAATGGGCCATAAGAATCAGCAATATCAAATTACCCAATGGTATCCAAAACCTGCAGTTTATGATGAAGAAGGCTGGCATCCAATGTCCTATCTCGATCAGGGAGAATTTTTTTCTGAATTTGCCGATTACAATGTCCGTATTACACTTCCGGCCAATTATGTGGTAGCAGCCTCCGGCCAATTGACTACTGAAAGTGAGAGAGACTGGCTGGAAAAAAGAGGCCAATGGTCGTCCAACCTTTCAAATACTGATGAGTGGCATCGCGAAGTGCCCAAATCAGACAGCACTAATAAAACATTAAACTACGAATTGAAAAATGCCCATGATTTTGCCTGGTTTGCCGATAAAAGGTATTTGACAGCACAACGAAAAATTAAATTAAAAGGACGTGAGGATTCTGTATTGATTCAAAGCTTTTATTTGCCCGAAGAACGCAAACTTTGGCATAAAGCCCTGGATTTTTGTGAACAGGGTTTGCATTTTTACAATGATAAAGTTGGCACTTATGCATATCCTGAATTTAGTGCAGTAAGTGGGGCACTTGGTGCGGGCAGTGGAATGGAATATCCCGGAATCACAGTCATTGGTGAAGTGGGCAGTTTAAATGCACTGGAAACGGTGTTGGTGCATGAAATTGGGCACAATTGGTTTTACGGAATGTTGGCGAATAATGAAAGGGCAGCTCCCTGGTTGGACGAGAGCATCAACAGCTATTATGAAAAACGCTATATCCTGGAACAGCATCCCGACTGGAAGCTGGTAAATGAATTTCCCAAATTGGCTGATTTTTTTGGACTGAGAGATTTTGAGCACAATTATCAAAACAATTTGTTTTATCTTTTTTCAGCAAGGCGCAATGAAAGTCAGCCCGTAGGATTGCATTCAGAGGAATTCAGCAGCTTAAATTACGGGGCAATGCTCTATGCCAAAGGTGCAATGGCTTTTGACTACCTCAGTCAGTATTTGGGACAAGATCGCTTTGATAAAATCATGCAAGCTTACTTCCAAGAGTACCGGTTTAGACATCATCATCCGGATGATTTCAGAAATTTCTTTGAAAATGCCACCGGAAAAGACCTGTCCTGGTTTTTTGAAGAGTTGATCGAAAAAGACCAACGCATTGATTACTCAATAGAAAAAGTACGAGGAAATAATAAGTTGTATGAGCTTAAAATAAAGAACAAAACAAATTTTTCCGGCCCTTTTCCCATAGAGCAATACCATAAAGATTCCTTATTGTCTGAAACTTGGATAGCAGGATTTGAAGGCAAAGCCGGGGTTTTGGTCAAAAAACAAAAAGCTACCCATTTGTATATAGACCGCAAACGAAGGCTGCCCGAATTCAATACACAAAACAACAATTACCGCATGGCAGGTTCTGCCAACAGGTTAGAGAAAATCCGCTTTCAATTCCTGGGCAGTATTGATCATCCCGAAAAATCCGAATTGTATTTCTTTCCCGTGTTTGCCTGGAACAATTACGACAAAAGCTTGTTGGGGGTGGCTCTTTACAACCACACATTGCTGAACAAAAAGTTGCAGTTTGAACTGTTGCCCATGTATTCTACAGCCACTTATAATTTTAGTGGAACCGGAAATATCAATTACAATTGGTGGCCACAATCCGGTAAGGTAAAAGAGTGGAAACTGGGCATGTCTGCTTCGCGATTTTCTTATCTTTTATTTCCGGAAATTCAGCGTTTTCACAAAGCCAATCCTTATTTAAAAATTGCCTTTAAAAAAGCAGATGTGCTTTCACCAATAGCAGTAAGCTTAAACCTGAGAAGTGTAAACATCTGGCAGGATTACCTCATTCCAAAGACCAGGAATTATCATTTTTATGTAAATGAAGCGGCACTGAACATCAACAACAGCAATCCACTGCTGCCCTGGAATTTTGAAACTTCATTCCGGCAGGGAGAAACTTTCGGAACTGCCCAGGCTACATTTAATTTTGATATTCCCTATCGCAAAGGCAAAGAAGCTGTGAAGGTGCGTCTTTTTGCGGGAGGATTTCTCTGGAACAACAGGGCACCTGGCACTATCAGCCCGGCTGTCCCTCGCTTGCAGCTAAGTGGCTCAACAGGCAGTGGAAGTGCAGCGCTTATTCCTGTACAGGGCGATTATCTTTTTGACCACAATTTTCTCGACCGAAATGGCTTTGATCCGGTTTTTGGGCAACAAATTGTCACCAAAGATGGAGGTTTTAAATCCAGAACAATTGTGGGTGATACAGACAGGTTTTTAAGCTCTGTATTGGTCGAAAGTACTTTTCCCGGTAAAATTCCGCTTAAACCTTATGTAGGCTTTTCTGCTTTTATCGACAGAAAGGATGAATTTGATATTGCAGCAGAATTTGGGATTAGCCTTGTTATACTTCCAGAAATTTTTGAAATTCACTTTCCTATTGTTACAACTAATAATATCAAAGAAAATCAGGAAAGCGGTTCTTTGGGTTTGGAAAAATACTATCAAAAAATTACGTTTACTTTGAACATTAATAAGGCCAACCCTTTTCAGCAAATAAAAAATATTTCATTTTAA
- a CDS encoding DUF1295 domain-containing protein, with amino-acid sequence MGNFGKGLLWTFIAYLLAVLAAWWSIENIDAGNIYLNIFIADAIGTIVIFLFSFFFKNSSFYDPYWSVAPIFIMAWLIHIAPESIPQVRQMLVALLVFVWGARLTYNFYRGWPGIHKQDWRYDDLQEKNGKWYWPVSFSGIHFFPTILVFLGCLSLFPALCFGENATNVFDWIGTFVGFSAIAIETISDQQLHDYVKSKPDKSKVFKSGLWQYSRHPNYFGEILFWWALYVFVLAAGLEYWWCFIGPLSITLLFKFISIPMMDERMVKRRPAYRAHMEKVNALFPWKPKLINP; translated from the coding sequence ATGGGAAATTTTGGCAAAGGACTCTTGTGGACATTTATAGCTTACTTGCTGGCTGTATTAGCTGCATGGTGGAGCATCGAAAATATTGATGCCGGAAATATTTATCTCAATATTTTTATAGCCGATGCCATTGGCACCATTGTGATTTTTCTCTTTTCTTTTTTCTTCAAAAACTCCAGTTTTTACGATCCATACTGGAGCGTGGCGCCAATTTTTATAATGGCCTGGCTGATACATATTGCGCCCGAATCCATTCCGCAGGTGCGGCAAATGTTAGTGGCATTGTTGGTTTTTGTGTGGGGTGCTCGACTGACCTATAATTTTTATCGCGGCTGGCCGGGTATTCACAAACAGGATTGGCGCTATGATGATTTGCAGGAGAAAAACGGAAAATGGTATTGGCCGGTGAGTTTTTCAGGCATTCATTTTTTTCCTACCATTTTGGTTTTTCTGGGCTGCTTGTCGCTTTTTCCAGCACTGTGTTTTGGAGAAAATGCTACCAATGTATTCGATTGGATAGGTACTTTCGTAGGCTTTTCAGCCATTGCCATTGAAACCATCAGCGATCAGCAATTGCACGATTATGTAAAGTCAAAACCGGATAAATCAAAGGTATTTAAATCGGGATTGTGGCAATATTCCAGACATCCCAATTATTTTGGTGAAATCCTTTTTTGGTGGGCCTTGTACGTTTTTGTCCTTGCAGCAGGTTTGGAATATTGGTGGTGCTTTATCGGGCCACTGTCCATTACACTGCTCTTTAAATTCATCAGTATTCCAATGATGGACGAGCGCATGGTAAAACGCAGGCCTGCCTACAGAGCGCATATGGAGAAAGTGAATGCGCTTTTCCCGTGGAAACCGAAGTTAATTAATCCCTAA